The following is a genomic window from Sporocytophaga myxococcoides DSM 11118.
CATGGCAGCACTCCCGGCAACAGTTTCAGGAGGCGGAAAGTTCAAATCACCTGTTAAATAAGGAATTTCCAAAGGATGAGCAAAAACTTTTAAATCTGGCCATTTTTTTAGTAGATCAGGAACCCCTCCAACATGATCGAAATGCCCATGCGTAAGAAGTAAAGCCTGAGGAGGGTTGTCTTTCCCAAACAATTTGGCGGCTTCTTTAATAATTTTCTTTCCGGAACCAGTTATTCCTGCATCAATGATAGTCCATGGGTTTCCTTCCCCTGGCTCTCCGATCAAATAAAAATTAACATTAAGACTTTTGAAACCTCTCACGTCTTCAGCCAGCTCGTATCGGTTCCTCCTTCTCAACAGATCCAAAACCATTCTCGTCCTTATTTATACATAGAAAACAGTAAAGACAGGAGGTAAAGTTTATTCTATATACAGGGATATTAAAAGGAAAGGGGAACTTTAAACAATAGCTAAAGAAGAAAACTAAAAAAAATAAAACCGGAAATTCTTGATTGATTTTCCGGTTTTGAATCTTGATTAAAATTGTGGACCAACGTTGTCTGTAATATGTCCGGTTTGGTAAAGAGTAAAGGCGACTACCGTTACAATTCCAATGATGATTCCGAATACCAGGAGAAGTCTTTTATAAAACTTATTGTCTTTCTCCAGCTTGTGTTTTTTAAGGATATTTTTTACTACGTTGTCCGCTCTGTGAAAGGCACTTTCATTTTTAATAATATAATCAAAGGCTCCGTGTGTCAACGTGTCTATTGCTATTTCAATTTTGTCCTGAGCTGTAAACATTACTACTTCAGCAGAAGGAAGTCTGTTTTTGATAGCTCTAAGAATCTCCATACCATTTTTGGCATTCTTATTTTCTGTACTTAAAGTATAATCCAGGAAAATGATTTCCGGATCTTTATCCAGGTTATTCAGACAATCTTCTCCGGTATTGAAAATATCAATTCTATAGTTATGATTTTTTAATAGATAATCCTTCAGAAGTTCACACTGCATTTTATCATCATCTACGATAAAAATATTCACATCTTTCATAAAAGTAAATTTGAATAGTTTTTAATATAAAGTTTGTTTTTCTGTTTCCAGTTGTTGGTACGTTAAATACAAAATAGAATCGAATTTTGCAATTAGTTCTTGCATTATTTCCAGATCAATTTGCTCTACAGACTGATGTTCAATCTGTTGAACAATATCACTTCCTACCTTTATACCCATATATTTTACTCTTGGTTTCAGCGCATGGGCAATCAGACCAACTTCTTTCCAGTTGTTTTCAGCGGCTTTCTCTTTGAGCTTTTGCCAGTCTCCAGGAACGGAATCAAGAAACATATTGATGTATTTCAGCATCTGATCCTTATTGTTGGATGTCATGCCTCTGAGAAAACTGAGATCAGCCATGCCCTCACTCATCAGGCTGCCTGAAACTTCTTTGTTATCTTTGGTAAGTTCAATTACCTTCTCTTTATTAATTAATGTTGAAATTTTAATCAATAAAATATCTGCATCAAAAGGCTTCGAAATAAAGTCTGTCATTCCGGAATCAAAACAACTGTCTATCTCTGGTTTGGTAGCGCTTGCTGTCATCGCTATGACAGGAACATCCGAATACCCAAGAGCACTGTTCTTACGAATGTACTTCGTTGTTTCGTAACCATTCATTTCAGGCATTTGAACATCCATGAGGATTATATCATAGTGCTTGCTTTTATCTTTCAGCATTTCAATTGCAACTTTTCCGTTTGAAGCCACATCTATGGTAAGATTCTTTATCAAGGATTTCAAGGTATCAACTGCCACTACCTGATTAAACTCATTGTCTTCAACAAGGAGAATTTTTATACCATGAAGCTCCTGAACTCTTGTCTGAATTGGCTTTTCGTTTCTCTCCACTTTTTCAGTTCCGGCTTTATACCATATTCTGAAAGAAAAGGTAGTGCCTTCTCCAAGCTTGCTTTCCACAGTAATAGAGCCCCCTTGAAGTTCAACGATCTTCTTTGATATGCTAAGTCCGAGGCCAGTGCCACCAAACTTTCTTGACGTATCTCTTGCTGCCTGAGCAAAGTCTTCAAATATAGTAGCCAGCTTATTTTGCGGTATGCCGATACCGGTATCCTGAACGGAGAATTCAATTAACAAATCATTTCCTTTTTGTTCTATCAGCCTGCAGTACATATCTATGCTTCCTTTTTCTGTAAACTTGACAGAATTACCTACCAGATTTACCAATACCTGATTCAACTTGCCAGGATCACCTATTATCGTATCAGGAAGACTTTCATCTATAATTGGTGTCAGTTTAATTTCTTTCTCATCAGTCTTTATTTTAAAAGTGTTATAAAGGCCGTAAAAAATATCAGAAAGGTTAAAGTTGATTTTTTCGAATTCAATTTTCCCTGCATTGATTTTTGAAAAATCCAGAATTTCATTGATAATGACCATCAGGTTGTCAGACGACTGACGGATTGCTTTAAGATAGCTTTCTTGCTTGGGTGCGAGAGGAGTATTAAGAATCAGATTGGTCATCCCAATGATTGCATTCATTGGCGTCCTTATTTCATGACTCATATTGGCAAGAAATTGCTCTTCTCTTTTCTTCGCCTGTTCCGCTTTTACAATAAATCTGTTCAATACAATTTCTGTCCTTATCCTTTTTCCTATATCACTGTTAAGCAAGACCAGTACCCAGGCCAGAAAAGACAGAGCGATCACATTTCCGATAATAATAAATATCAATGCATATCCAGACTTTGAATCGACTTCATCCGATTGCAGATCATATTTATCTATTTCTTCTGTCTTTATCTTTACAATTAAGTTATGCAATTGAGCCAGCAAATCTCTGCTTGCTCCTGATTTAAGGACGGCTATTGCTTCTTTCTGCCCTTTCTCATTTTTCAAACGAATGGTATGCTCAGCAAGTTGAACCTTCCGGTTCATCAGATCATTCAATTCTTCAAGCCTTTTCTGATTCTTATAGTTTTCAGAAAATGATGCGATTTCTTCTGTAACAAGTAAGCGTGCCTGGTTATAAGACTCCAGATAAGTGCTGTCACCGCTTATGACATAACCTTGCTGACCGGTTTCAATGTCTCTGATGTAAAACTGAATATTTTCCAGTGACACCTGACTTTTCCGGGCTTTCACCTCATTTCTTCTTACATCACGAAAACTATGAAGGCTGTAATAGGAGAAAATTCCAGTTGCGTTAAGTACTATGAAGACAATACAGAACCCTAAACTTATATTCTTATTGAGATTCCATTTCATACAGAATGGGCAATTATTTTTATGCTAAACTTTTAAATATAATTATTTTAATCGGGTGAGCAAAAAGGGAAAGGAAGAAACTTTTCTATATAAATAGTTGATTGATAATCAACTAATGTCAAACACCTGCAAGTATAACATTTACACCATACCTATTAAACTCAAGGGATAAGTTCAACTCGTTGCCCAACTTTTAACAAATTCAAATCTGAATTATTTTTAAAATCGAAAGCAAATATATCGAAAGTAGGATTATCATTTTTATCAAGCGTCCTTGGTTGAGTCACAATTGGTTTGATTGGAAAACCTCCCAAAGTTGAATTTTCTGTCAACGAAAACTCAACTGGTCCACTCAAATATCTTGCTAAGACGAATTTATATTTCCTGTCCGAGTTGACGACATATATTATCTCAAAAAATATCTTCATAATTACCTACCAGTTAATTCTACAACTCTTCCATCCGGATCCTTTGCAATAGCAGAATATCCCCATTCATTATTGGCAGGTTCAGATATAATTTGAAAATTAGTATCTCTTAACTTCTTTATGACCTCGTCAAGATTATTTACAGAAAATCCAAGCCTGGTAGTGTTATCAGCGATCTCAATAGACTTAGGCAAAGGATAAATTTCCAGCACAAATTTTCCGATTGAACATGAAAAATGAATAGGCCCATTTCCATGTTTTTCTTCCTGAAAAAACAAGCCAAGAGTAGAATAAAAATCTATTAACAGCTGAAGCTGTCTGGTTTTCAGCACAAGTAAAGATATTTCAGGTTGCATTGATGAATTTTAAAATATAGGAATGGATAAATCGCCTTATTCATTATATATATTTTGATCAAGCGGACGATTGAACCAGCATACTATGTCTTTTTTATAAAGATGTAAAAGCATTTGTCACTTAGCTTTTTTCCATCATATGAATCAGCTGAAACATATCCTTTTTCATTTCTTTTTTGCTTTTTCATTCAAGAGTGCCTCGAGTTTTCTTAATTTCTTTTTCCAGAAAATGTCAAAGAACTCAATCCACTCCTGCACTTCAGCAAACCCCTCCTGATTAAGCACGCAATATCTTTCTCTGCCAATATCTTCAATCGAAATAAACCCGGCTGAATTCAATATTTTAATATGCTTAGATACAGCAGGCCTGCTCATCTCAAAATTTTCCGCAAGGGCATTGATAGATAAACTGTCTTTTGAAAGCAGTTGAAGTATATATCTTCTGCTGGGATCAGACAAAGCATAAAATGGATCTATGGCTTGCTGTTTCATTTCTGATTTGAATCAATTAATAATGAAAACCTTTTCATCACTTTTGCTTTCCAGCCGATATTCATAAAGAAATAAGCCAGATAATTTTTCATTCCTTTAAAACCTTTGTGCTCAAGAACCAAATCGGTTCCACCGTCTCTTGGTGTTAAGGTCCAGGTAACGACAGAGTCCAAGGTAATTTGTCCTTTGGAACCTCCCTTCCAGGAATAGGAAAGATTTGTATACGGTTTCACCTCTAATACTTCACAATATACAATTCCGTCAAATTTGACCTTTACTTTTGGTTTGGTGGTAAACTGAAACTTATGACCAACCACTGGCTTAAAGTCGTTCTCCATTAACCATTGAGCAATTAACTCCGGGTCTGTAAGGAATTTCCATACTGTTTCCGGTGAATGATTAAAAAACCACTGATGCCTGATATCTTTTTGCATAATACGTAACCAATAAGTTACACAAATATATGTAACTTATTGGTTACGTAAAACAATATGCGATCAATTTTTAAAATTATTTATTCTAACTTGGTTATTATTGAAAATCAGGAAAATGCTTTAACTCCTTTTGAGCTGAATAATCATGAGCAGGAATTACAATAAGAGATGAATCTGCCTTCATTAGTTGATGAATGTTCACAATAACGCGGTCTAAGTGATTCATATCTGCATCTACCAAAGAAGAAGGGATAAAATGCTTGCGGCTTGGTCTTTTAAAGCCTTCAATATTCCATGTAATATCTCCGGAAAAAAAATACCTCTTTCCAGACTGATTAATAAACATACCAACCGAACCTTTGGTATGCCCTCCTAACTTCACAAAAACTACGCTTCCGTCTCCGAAATAATCACAGGACTGATCAAAAGATTCATAGCTTGAATTAGTGAAACTTAGATACTTCCAGCTTACTTCATCTCCATCATATTGAGATTTTAAAAATGCTGGGGCATGAGCATCTTTTGTTCTGGCAAAAGTCAATTCTTCTTCTGTTGTATAGACATCGGCTCCAGGAAAATCTTTAATGCCACTACAATGATCCCAATGAAGATGAGACAAAACAATTGTCTTTATAACTGCAGGATCTATTCCCTCACGGATAAGCTGATACTTTACTGAGTATTCTTTATGATATTTGAACAGTTGCTTATGTAAAAATGACATTTCATCAAATTGCCCATCTATACTATCTCCAAGACCTGTATCAAATAAAAAATCACCGTTAGGATGTTTTACCCAGACTGCAACATGAGAGATTTCACACTTTCTGAAGATATTTCCTCCGGCATAAACAAACGCCTCCTGTGTCTTAGCTCGGCCTGTTTGTATCACCGAAAATTTAACCAAGCCGTTTTCTTCTTTTATACTTTGTTGGACTCTTGTAATTTCCGGGTACTTTGATGTATTAATCCTTCCGTTGCAAGTTGTCATTAAAAATGAAACCATCATATATAACAACACAATCCTTATTGATTTATCTACGTTCATTTTCTTTTTTTGTCCAAACAAACTAAAACTCACATTTAGGTCCATTGACAAATGTTAAGAAAGCGATAGTTTCTTCCTTATTCTGCTTAAGGATTCCGGCTCTATACCCAGATAACTTGCAATTTGATTTTGAGCTACTCTACAAACTATTTTTTTATCATACTTCTCAATAAAATCAAGATAGCGTTCTTTTGCTGTTTTTGACTGCATCAGAATGGTTCTTTCTAAAACACACAAATAGGATTGTTCTGCATAAATTCTGAACAGTCTTTCAATTTTAGGATATGCTTGTGAAAGCTCAGTCACCTTGTGAGCAGTCATAGAATAAAGTACACTGTCTTCCAGCACCTGGAGATACTCAAAGGAAGGCTTTTGACTTATAAAACTTGAATAGGCAGTTACAAACTGATTGTCACAGGCAAAATATGTACTGATTTCTTTTCCTTTCTTTAAGAAATAAGTTCTTAATATTCCTTGCTGCACGAAATATATCTTTGAAGCTATGGAGCCCTCATTTACTAATACTGTATTTTCTTTATGACTTTCAACTTTCAATGCATTTTCAAAGGCACTCCACTCCTCAGCATTTAATTGAAGAAAACTACTTAACGTATTTTTTAAAATATCCATTTCTATTTAACTGCAATCTTATATCGTTAAAGATAGTAAATCCTACATTGTATTCAATCAGAAACGAATAGCGCTGAGATAAGTCCATAATATGAACAGTAGCTGAAGTGGAAGCCTGAACCATAAATAAGTTATGCCAGGGCCTTCCAATGTCCCTTTTTGATAATCTACATGCTTAATAGCAGCATAAATATTCGCAGGAAGCAATAAAAGAAAAAATACTATCAGCAACCATCCGGTTATATGCTTTAAACTCGGAATCAGTAATCCTATAGCCGCAGCAATCTCAATCAATCCTGTAAGGTAAATTGTTTCCGTTTTAAAGGGAACAAAATCCGGAAGCATCATAGACATCCCCTTAGTAAAGGCAAAGTGTCCAATGGCTGTAAAGGACAACATTGCAGCCATAGCTATTCTTCCCGCTAGCGGAATATCTGTAACTCCGTTAATCAGTTTTATTGCGGCAATGGATATTACAAAGACAGCAAACAATACAATAAGAGGTTTCATAGAATCTTTTTTTTGTAAAGGTCAAAAGATTTTGTTTTCAGGGCAATGAACCTGGGTTAAGAAATGCGTTTTCTAATTCTGCTGAGTGCCTGAGGGGTGATACCAATATAGGATGCAATGTATTTTAATGGAATCAGTTTGATTAAATGAGGCTGTTCTGTAAACAATTTCAAATATCGTTCTTCAGGAGAATCGTTAAAAAAAGAAAGTTCTCTTTTGGCCTTTTTCTGGAATAAATCTTCACTCGCTAACCTTCCGATTTTATTTCCGACTTCCGTCTCTGAATATATGGTCTGGAGATCCTGATAAGTCAAGCGCCAAAGGATTGTTTCGGTTATTGTTTCTACCCTATATGAAGATGGAATTCGGGACAAGAATGAATCGTAGGCACTCACAAAACTATTATCAAAGGAAAATGAAAAGGTCAAATCTTTATCTTCTTTTGGAATATAAAATCTGATGATTCCTTTTTCAACAAACGACAAATAGTTTTCTGTCTGCCCAGTCTCTAATAGCACAGTTTTTGATGGAAACTCCTGTTGCGACAGTTTGGAGGAAAATTTCTCCCATTCCTTGTCACTAAGCGCTACGGTCTTTTCAAACAGATTTCTGATAAGGTCCATTGGATTAGTTAGTTTCTAGTTCCCTTGTCAAGACTATCATATGCTTCGCTTGTATACCATTTTCATAAATCGGTTCGGAATAGTTTTCTGTAAAAAAATTCTTTCTTATTTCTGTTATTTCAAAACCAAGTTTCTGATACAAATAAAGTTGTCCGACGCTTGAATTTGCAGTGCCGATACAAATGCTTTTTTGATTATTAAGAGAAGCTGCTTTGATCACATTTTTGATAAGATAACTACCAATTCCTTGTCCTTGAAATTCTGGTTTTACAGCTATGTTTTTGATTTCAACCGCTTCATTAGTCAATGGAAACAATACTATAATTCCAAGCGTTTCTTCATTCTGCATTGCAATAAATATGTCGGATAGCTTTACATATTCGTCAACCAAGTCTTTTGACGGATCGGCTAACAATAATAGTTCGTATGGAATTGGATCGTTTTTGCCAAGACTTTTGAATATTATGTTTGTGCCCTTAACTGCCCGTTCTTTGTTTTTGTATTTTTCATCCATAGCTTCAATATTAAAAACTCTGGGGATAAAAATCTAATATTATGATTAAACCCAAAGTAAGTAAAACCGTCAATACTATTCTTGTATAAGGTTTGCGTACGTTGAAGTATTCATCTCTCGCGGCCAGATAGAATATCCAAAAAAATAATAAGATTATGGGTATTGAATAGAATAAAAATATGAGAGCCAGATGAGGAGAATATCACAATCAATCCAGTTATCTGAGTACCATCTGGTCCAAATCATAGGTTTAAGGTTATTCTTATCGATATAATTATCCCATTGAGATTGATCATTAAAGCGGAGTATTTGACCTGATCGTTTATTATAGGATTTAGTTGATAAAGTATTGAAAGAGCCTTCTTACTTTTTTAATCTCCTTAAGGCAACCAACCTTTTTTTCTAAATGCTACTATTCGCTTCAAAACAAAGCGGTAATACCTTTATCAGATATTACCGCTTTGTTTTATTGTAATTTGTATCTCTTCTACATTATCTTGAAGTGCGGGTTTTCTTCATATCTTCTATAGTATTCATATACGTCTGAAGATCCCGTTTCAGCTTTCTTTCCTTTTCGATAGCATTCTTTTTATATTCTTCAAAGTTGTTAAACAACTCATCATATTCACCTATTTTCTGAACAGTAACCTTATTGGAATTATGAAACTGAAAATATAAAAATGCACAGCCGCCGCAAGCTATCGCAAACAGACACCAAAGAATCGTCGCATAAGTATACTTATTGATTGTCATTCCTAAAAATGAAATCCCGTCTTTCGCGGCAATTGCAATATCCAGGTTGGATTTTAACTCTGCTGTTTCCTTTTGAAGCTGAGATATTTCGTTACTTTGATTCAAAACCAGTGATTTTTCACTTGCAAGGTCCGACTTTGATTTAGCAAGAGAATCAGAGATAACCTTCCACAAATCATTCAGCTCTGTTTTTTTAATAACTTTATAATTCTGATAATTTTCAGCTTCCTGTACTACTTTTTCCCACTTTTGACCAAGACTTTGTCCTGACACAGAATGAGTTAAAATAATCATCAATGCGTATAACACATACTTTTTCATACCTTTCACAAAATTTAAGTCGGAAAATAAATAGAATTTAACAATTTAAGAAAGAAGTAATACAATTTTTTCTTACAATAGTGATACCAGATGCGGAAATTATAAAATAAACGTAAAATCTCCTGAATTATGCAAACTTAGCTTGAATTTTACTGAAAAGCTGAAATATTCTAATAAAAATTCAATTTCATACAGAAGAATCTGCCATTCAACTAAAACATGTCCGGATTCGTAGAGAAGATTAATTAAAAATTCAACTCTAAAATTGATACATCGATGAAAAAAATCATTTTGGCTTTATTTCTTCTGATTTCGGGATATTCTTATGGCCAACAGGCAAAAAGTCAGATGTTAACGCCTGAGCAAAAGGCTGACGAAACCGTAACAAAACTGAAAACTGAAATTACCCTGACAGATGAGCAAGCTACAAAAGTAAAGACTATTACAGTAGACAGGGTGAATAAAATTACTGCCAATCATAAAAAATACGGATCGGATAGAGTAAGAATTCAGGCCGCAAATAAAATGGTTATGGATGAATGGGAAGGACAGTTAAAAACAATCGTTACTCCTGAACAATATGAAAAATATCTTTCTACCAAATAAATATTAAAATCATGTGGCACGCTTGAATATTGAGCTTCGCCACATGATTTGTCATTCTTTACTTACTTTCAGTTGCCTGCAAAACTTTTAGCTTTTGTATTTCTACTAAAATTGCTTTCCCTACTTCTGTTGCTGAGGCAGGATTTTGCCCTGTCACTACCCTCTGATCCGAAACTACATGTATTTGCCAAAGGCCTGACTTTTCAAACTTTGCTCCTCTTTCTTTTAATTTTTGTTCAAGAAGAAACGGAACTACTTCACTTAATCCAACAGCATTTTCTTCCTCATTGGTAAATGCATTTATCTTCTTGCCATCTACAAGGTATTTCCCATTACTAAGTTTAATATTAACCAAACCTGCTGGACCATGGCAAACAGCACTTACCACACCATTCTGCTCATAAATATTAGCAGCAATTTTAGCCAGCTCAGTATTATCTGCAAAATCCCACATTGTACCATGGCCTCCGGCATAAAATATAGCGAGGTATTTCTCCGGATCCACTTCTGAGGGCTTCATTGTATGTTCTAGCTTATACTTGTACTCTGTATTTTCCCAGAATTTTTTATTGATCGGATCTTCAAGATCAAAGCCATCTACAGGAGGCTTTCCTCCTTTTGGACTTACAAAATCAATTTCATAACCGGCATCATGCAATATTTCCCAAGGGTGTGCGACTTCACTAAGATAGAACCCTGTAGGTTTGCCTGTATTTCCTTTTTTGTCATGGCTTGTTACCACAAATAGAATTTTTGTCTTCATTTTTCCAGAATTGTTAAGTTGAGCTTTTGTTTGATGATTAGAAAAAATAAGGAGGATCATTAAAACTCCTGCTATAATTCCATGTGCTTTGTTATTCATTTTCGTTCTGTTTAATCTATACAAACAAAACTGAGGAATTTAAATACTATCAGAAAGGACAAAAATCACTGAAAAAGTGTGACATAGATCACATCATGAAGAAAGACGGCTCAACGTTTCCCTGGAGACACCCAGGTAAGAAGCTATAAGGATTTTAGGAAGTCGTTTAATAAGGGAAGGATACAAATCCACAAACTGGTCGTAACGTTCTTTAGCGTTACTATTGAGCAAAGACAGAATTCTTCTCTGCAAAGCAATATACCCCATGTTGGATTTCTTCCTAAAAAAATGCTCAACCTTGTGCATCTCTGCACATATTTTATCTCTGTTTTGTAAAGAAAGAGAAAGTACTTCTATATCTTCAATACAATCAATATTAAGTGTAGCCTTGGACTGACTGAAATAAGCCTGATAATCTGTAATCCACCAGTCTTCCATAGCAAACTGCATGATAGACTCCCGGCCTTCATTGTCAGTATGATAAGCTTTCAAAAGACCTTTTATCACAAAATAATCATTGTTAACAAGGTCTCCCTCCTGGACAAGGAACTGATGCTTTTTAAGTTTTTTTACCGAAAAATGAGAACATATATATTCAAACTCAGAGTCTGTCAGAGATATAATTTTCTCAAAATGTTGTCTTAATTCCTTATACATCTTGCTGCAATATATAGCTTTGTAATTCGTGATATTTCAGAATTATGAAATTAGATAAATATTTACAAGGCTTAAATTTGTGATAATCATTCTAATAAGCATTTATATTTTTACTTCCTGATAAAAAAGTAATTTTTTTCATCAATTTCCGTACTTTAATAAGAGAAAATTTTTAATACTGAAATGGAAGAGAAAGCATTAAAATTTATGAAGATGGCCATTGAGCTTTCTCATTTGGGACACAGAAATAACAAAGGTGGTCCGTTTGGTGCTATTGTAGTCAAAGGTGATGAAGTAGTTGGTAGAGGTTATAATCAGGTTACATCAACAAATGATCCTACAGCACATGCAGAGATAGTTGCCATCAGAGATGCCTGCAAGAATCTGAATAATTTTCAACTTACAGGGTGCGAGATATATACCAGCTGTGAACCTTGCCCGATGTGTCTTGGGGCTATATATTGGGCCAGGCCGGATAAAATATACTTTGGAAATTCACGTGAAGATGCGGCTGCAATTGGTTTTGACGATTCAATGATTTATGATGAGATGAAAAAATTAATAGTGGAAAGAAAAATCCCCATTATGCAGATCGGACAGGAACACGCCATCAAAGTATTTCATGAATGGAAAGCAAAAGGAGATAAAACTGAATATTAGTTATAATAAACCTCATCCCTAGAATATTATGTAGAGATGCCATGCATGGCGTCTCTAAACTTTAATAAAAAACAGCAATAGGAAAAACAGTGCATACAATATTGGTTCTCGTTCATTGTATCCTGGTAAATTGAAGTGAAATGCCAGTGGCTAAAGAGATGCCATGTATGGCGTCTCTACTTGAGCTCAGGCAATGAAATTCCCTTAATCTTACGGTATAGATCCACAGCATAGATATCCGTCATACCTGATACAAAATCCACGACTGACTGTAATCTGAAATAAAGATTATCATCATCCCCCTTATACTTAAACTGTTCAGGAAGCAGACGCATCAGTTTAGGCGATGTAGCCTTATCAGGTTGAGTAATGGCAGGTACAAATTCTTCAAGTATTCCTCCTAGTATCTTATAACCGGCAAGCTCTATCTCTATTGCTGAACGGTAATTGTAAATTTCTTCATTGGAGATTTGTTTCAGTTCCTGAAATGGCTTACTGATATGTCCTCCAAGATCATCAGTAAGACTCTTTTCATATTTTCCGGAAAGAATGGCGTCCCTGTTTTCCCAGAATATATCAGAACATCTTTCAATCAGAATGGAAATAATTTTAGCTCTTAGGAATGCTATCTTCTGTTTGTCATCTACAATAGCATCAACAACCGATTTGATTTTGCTTCTGCTATCCCTCTCTGCATTTTCCTGAAAGAATTCCAGAAGCACTTCAATTGCTTTTTTCAGGGTAATGATCTTTAACCTGTAAGCATCTTCCCAATCTATCAATTGATAGCAGATATCATCCGCTGCCTCTACCAGAAAGACGAATGGGTGGCGGGCATAGATCAATTCACTCCCACTTGAATTTGAGATAAGCCCAAACTCATTGGCTATCTTTAAAAATGTTTCTCTTTCAGAATCAAAGAACCCATATTTCTTGCGGCTTAAAACCTGTTTGCTCATGCCCGCCCCTGACTCACATGGATATTTGATCATAGAAGCAAGCGTGGTATAAGTCAGCCTCATACCACCTGGGGTATTTTCGTTGAAGTGATGCGTCAATAGTCTGAGACCATTGGCATTACCTTCAAAATTGGTGAGATCCTTATATTTATTGTGCGTGAGGTTTTCCCGGATAAAAGATTTTTCTTTATCAGGCAGATTCAGAAAATAGGCTGAGATAGCTTTTTCTCCTGAATGCCCAAATGGCGGATTTCCTATATCATGGGCCAGACAAGCAGCTGAGATAACGGAACCTAGCTCATAGTTATAAAACCTCTGGAAGGATTGGTTATTAGGTTCATGATTTTCAGCAATTCTCTGTCCTATAATACTTCCTAATGACCTGCCCACACAAGCCACTTCAAGACTGTGAGTTAATCTGTTATGCACAAAAATACTTCCCGGCAAAGGAAATACCTGAGTCTT
Proteins encoded in this region:
- a CDS encoding response regulator, with translation MKDVNIFIVDDDKMQCELLKDYLLKNHNYRIDIFNTGEDCLNNLDKDPEIIFLDYTLSTENKNAKNGMEILRAIKNRLPSAEVVMFTAQDKIEIAIDTLTHGAFDYIIKNESAFHRADNVVKNILKKHKLEKDNKFYKRLLLVFGIIIGIVTVVAFTLYQTGHITDNVGPQF
- a CDS encoding DoxX family protein: MKPLIVLFAVFVISIAAIKLINGVTDIPLAGRIAMAAMLSFTAIGHFAFTKGMSMMLPDFVPFKTETIYLTGLIEIAAAIGLLIPSLKHITGWLLIVFFLLLLPANIYAAIKHVDYQKGTLEGPGITYLWFRLPLQLLFILWTYLSAIRF
- a CDS encoding Crp/Fnr family transcriptional regulator; this encodes MDILKNTLSSFLQLNAEEWSAFENALKVESHKENTVLVNEGSIASKIYFVQQGILRTYFLKKGKEISTYFACDNQFVTAYSSFISQKPSFEYLQVLEDSVLYSMTAHKVTELSQAYPKIERLFRIYAEQSYLCVLERTILMQSKTAKERYLDFIEKYDKKIVCRVAQNQIASYLGIEPESLSRIRKKLSLS
- a CDS encoding ATP-binding protein; protein product: MKWNLNKNISLGFCIVFIVLNATGIFSYYSLHSFRDVRRNEVKARKSQVSLENIQFYIRDIETGQQGYVISGDSTYLESYNQARLLVTEEIASFSENYKNQKRLEELNDLMNRKVQLAEHTIRLKNEKGQKEAIAVLKSGASRDLLAQLHNLIVKIKTEEIDKYDLQSDEVDSKSGYALIFIIIGNVIALSFLAWVLVLLNSDIGKRIRTEIVLNRFIVKAEQAKKREEQFLANMSHEIRTPMNAIIGMTNLILNTPLAPKQESYLKAIRQSSDNLMVIINEILDFSKINAGKIEFEKINFNLSDIFYGLYNTFKIKTDEKEIKLTPIIDESLPDTIIGDPGKLNQVLVNLVGNSVKFTEKGSIDMYCRLIEQKGNDLLIEFSVQDTGIGIPQNKLATIFEDFAQAARDTSRKFGGTGLGLSISKKIVELQGGSITVESKLGEGTTFSFRIWYKAGTEKVERNEKPIQTRVQELHGIKILLVEDNEFNQVVAVDTLKSLIKNLTIDVASNGKVAIEMLKDKSKHYDIILMDVQMPEMNGYETTKYIRKNSALGYSDVPVIAMTASATKPEIDSCFDSGMTDFISKPFDADILLIKISTLINKEKVIELTKDNKEVSGSLMSEGMADLSFLRGMTSNNKDQMLKYINMFLDSVPGDWQKLKEKAAENNWKEVGLIAHALKPRVKYMGIKVGSDIVQQIEHQSVEQIDLEIMQELIAKFDSILYLTYQQLETEKQTLY
- a CDS encoding SRPBCC family protein — its product is MQKDIRHQWFFNHSPETVWKFLTDPELIAQWLMENDFKPVVGHKFQFTTKPKVKVKFDGIVYCEVLEVKPYTNLSYSWKGGSKGQITLDSVVTWTLTPRDGGTDLVLEHKGFKGMKNYLAYFFMNIGWKAKVMKRFSLLIDSNQK
- a CDS encoding ArsR/SmtB family transcription factor → MKQQAIDPFYALSDPSRRYILQLLSKDSLSINALAENFEMSRPAVSKHIKILNSAGFISIEDIGRERYCVLNQEGFAEVQEWIEFFDIFWKKKLRKLEALLNEKAKKK
- a CDS encoding MBL fold metallo-hydrolase; the protein is MNVDKSIRIVLLYMMVSFLMTTCNGRINTSKYPEITRVQQSIKEENGLVKFSVIQTGRAKTQEAFVYAGGNIFRKCEISHVAVWVKHPNGDFLFDTGLGDSIDGQFDEMSFLHKQLFKYHKEYSVKYQLIREGIDPAVIKTIVLSHLHWDHCSGIKDFPGADVYTTEEELTFARTKDAHAPAFLKSQYDGDEVSWKYLSFTNSSYESFDQSCDYFGDGSVVFVKLGGHTKGSVGMFINQSGKRYFFSGDITWNIEGFKRPSRKHFIPSSLVDADMNHLDRVIVNIHQLMKADSSLIVIPAHDYSAQKELKHFPDFQ
- a CDS encoding VOC family protein — its product is MQPEISLLVLKTRQLQLLIDFYSTLGLFFQEEKHGNGPIHFSCSIGKFVLEIYPLPKSIEIADNTTRLGFSVNNLDEVIKKLRDTNFQIISEPANNEWGYSAIAKDPDGRVVELTGR